The window AAAGGTCCATGTCCCTTCCCTGTGGGTATTTTGAGGGTGTCCCACATCCAACCACCCCTTTCAGtaaaaaccacaataaaagagcttagaaaatgtatttcttttgttctttttctctgaaataacACACACAGGCAGGGAGGTGGGGTAGAGTATATAGATAGGGAGAAGTGGAAGCCCTGGGGGGGTGCGCCACCCCCCACAAACATCCCAGTTCCTTCTGTGGTCCTTTGATGGGTTTCTCCAAGGACTTGGGAGGAGCAGAGGGGGTGTCCCCCAGTTATCCTAAGTTCAAAATGCAACTGTAAAGTGCAGAATGGATCGGAGGGTGTTGGGGCTTGGGTTAGTCTTGAGGGTAGGAGGTTGAGAGGATGTCTGCTCCTCTCAATAGAAAAATAGACATGGAATGAGTTCTGGGGATTTGATTCACTTTACATAACTGATGCTTCGGTTTAGGAATGGTGGTCTATGTAGAGACTTGCTCCGGGCTTCCACCTCAGAAGCCTGAGGAGAGGCTGGtagagctggggctgggggaggtgccCTTAATGTGTTCCCAACCTCAGATAGCTTCATTGCCAGCCCCCAAGAAAGAGCAGCTAGATTCTTCAGAGGAACCCAGGCTCTGGGCTTTATCAGCTTATAAGGTGGGGAGTGGAAGACACtgaacaggggtgggggaagcactGGAAGGAGCAGTGTCCCCATAGGGCCCAAAGGTCTGGCCATGCTAGGGAAATGGGGGGGGGTATCCAGTGTCTGTGCAAGGAATGAGAGCGGCATCTAGTCATATCAGGACACTGAATAAGTCCCATGGGTTTTTTGGGGCCAGGAGGCCAGGACCTGGGGTTCCCCATAGGCTCTCAGGTTCGTGTTGTGGCGAGGAAGATCTCTGGGCTCTCTCATGTGTGTCTGGGACAGGGGACGTATGGGGTGCAGAATGCTGTGATCAGTCTACTGGGATCTAGACATGGGATCTGAGCCATTGGGAGCCAGTGTCTCTGAGGATTCAGGTCAGAATCCAGGGGCTGAGGGTTGGGATCCAATGCCTGGAACTGTCAGGGTCTGTGTTCTGTGGGTGGTTTCAGTATCCAGGGCCTACAGTGAAGGGATTGGGGAGCTAGCAACTGCAGTTGCTGGGACCCACTCCCTCTGGTACTGGGCTCTCACGATTGTGGTTTGGGGAGCCAGGATCCAGTATTTCTGGGCTTGGGGATCTGGAATCCAGTAGGTTGGGGGTTGAGGGTATAGTGGTTGAAATGTAGGGATCTGGCAGTTGAAGCAGAGGAATCTTGGACCCAGTGTTGAGTTAAAGAAATTCAGGAATCCAGTGGCTGGGAAGAGGGATCTGGGATCCAGTAGTGGGGGCTCCAGGATCTGGGCATTGCACTATCAGGAGTTGGTTGTTGAGGTGTCTCTTGATAAACAGAATCCAGTGGCCAGGCTTGGAAATCCAGGGCTTGAAGCATGGATGTCTGGGATCTGCATGGGGTTGGGGATCTGGGATCTAGGTCTTTAGATATGAGGATATGTGCTCCTGTGGTTGGGGTTTCAGGATTCATTAGCTGAATCATTGGGGATCCAGTGGTTAAGACATGGAGGTCCAAgacccagtgtgtgtgtggggaggtagAGGAAACAGGGAAACATGGGATCCAGTAGCTGGGACATGGGATGTAGGACTCAGGTCATTAAGTATGGGGACCCTGTGGTTTGAGTGGGAGGCACCTGGGATCCATAAACTGGGCTATCAGTCTCTAATGGCTGAGGTGTGGGGGACGTCATGATTGAGGTGAGGGGTTTTAGTGAGGGTGGCTCTTGGCCCCTCACCTGGATGTGACCCCCAGAGCCTGCTTCATGTTCTCGTAGACCACATAGGAGATGCTCACAGCTGGGATAACCTTCATGAAGTTGGGGGCGATGCCCCGGTAGAGGCCCGGTATGCCCTCCTGGGACAGGATGTGACGGATCAGACCCAGCATGGAGAGCTGAGGGGAGCCCTCGATGGAGGCTGGGAGGGAAGGGCCAGGTCAGGCCAAaggtcccctctcccttccccctcacaCTCCTCAGGGCTGTGCCAGATGGTTGATGCAGCCGGAGGGAGGAGGGTTAAACTAACAGCAAGACCTACCACTCAGAGTCAGAACTTCTACTGGCCTTGGAATGGACTGTTCACATTTTCATTTCAATCTAGAGGGCCCAAATTTGGGGACTATTAAAAACAgagcaggaggccctggccggttggttcagtggtagagcgtcggcctggcatgcaggagtcccaggttcgattcccagccagggcacacaggagaagcacccatctgcttctccacccttccccctctccttcctctctgtctctctcttctcctcccacagccaaggctccattggagcaaagttgaccggggcgctgaggacggctccacctcaggcactagaatggctcccgccacaatggagcaacaccccagatgggcagagcatcgccccctggtgggcatgccgggtggatcccggttgggcacatgcaggagtctgtctatctccccgtttccaacttcagaaaaaaaacaacaaaccccccccccccaaaaaaaaccctccaaaacaGAGCAGGTATGAGTGTGTATAGTGGGAGAGGGCACAGAGGTGTCCTCTTCCTGGAACTCGACCCCACCCTCTTCTCCCAGCTAACTCTTACTCATCCTTGTAACCTCCATTCTACAACCAGCTCTTCAGGGAAGCCCTCCTGGTTACTGTAGTTTAAGTCAGGctccttttccattttattaaaccCCCAATTCAGACTCAAATGTGGAATGACTTATTCagcatctttcttcttctccagaCTTTGAGCTCTTTGAGGGTAGGGGACCACATCTGTCTTATGTACTGATAACACCCagcaaaaatcataaaatacaaatgctaaaattcattaaaaaatcctCAAAATAGATTCAAGGGATAGTAGGAGAAGGCAGGGAAAGAACCCGtggaagaaaaatacagaaaaacacaataaataataaccagcctggccctgcccctTGACCTCGTTCCTCACCTTCCCCTCACTGACCTAGCCTTGCAAATTAGATCTCAAGTTAAGGTCTACCAAACGGCCTCCCAGCTGATTGCCAGGGCCCTTTCAGCACTTGTTGCATCTGTTCTCCTACTTAAGGCAAAGGGCTCCCATTCCAGTGACACAAATGCatacactgaggcccagagaaagccTGAGACTTGGTCAAGGACATCCAAATCCAGGAGGATTTCAGCCTGGGGTTCTATCTATCCAGGAGGAAGAGCTGGGAAAGGGGAGGTGGGACCCAAATTGTGAGACCTTTCCTGCTCCGTTCTCCCACCCAGGCCTCACCTTGGGCCTGCATACGGGTCCGGACCAGGGCCAGGGGGTAACTGGCTATCTGGCCACAGGTACTGGAGATGGTGCCACAGGCCAGGAGCACGAGGATGCCTGGGTCAGCCGAGTCGCGGCTGTACTGCTGGAGCCACTGGTTCTTCAGAGTCTGTCAGGAGTAAAGAGGGGAATAGGGTGGGTTGGAGGTGGGTGACACCAGGAGCCTGGCTTCAGAAACCTTTCTGGCTGGGTTCTGCACCCCGTGACAGCTGGTACTAGCTTAGCATTTTATACTCCTAGGTACCACACAAGTACTTTTCCTGCATCCTCTCACTCAGTCCCTACCTCTACCCTTTATGGTATATGGAATGATGGTCCTCCTACTGTCCATGCCCTAGTCCATGGAACATGTGAATATGGAACCTTATGTAGCAAAAGGGGCTTTGCAGATGGGATTAGGTTAAGGACCTTGAGATGGGAGATGATCTTAGACTCTCCAGGTTAGTTCAGGGTCATCACAATGGTCCTTATAAGAGTCAGAAAAGAAGATGTTATGATGGAAGcagaggtcagagagagagagaaaggttggaAGATACTATGCTGCTGACTTGAAGATGGAGGATAGGCCCATGGGCCAAGGAATGCAGGCGGTTGCTAGAAACTGCATAAGGTAAGGAATCAGATTCTCTCCTTCAGAAGGACCACGAGCTTGAtgttagcccagtgagacccatttCAGACTTTAGTGCAGTGATGGATTAGTGATGTCTGGCTTGTTATGGAAAGAGTAAATTAGAAGCAAGTGTTTTTTACCAATATTGCCTTTACAATTGTAAATAAGATTTTCATTGGTCTGGAGCAGTATTTGCCAAATATGTGCTTAATGTGTTTTTAAGAGATGTTCTTTTGGAATGAAGTTATGATGACTAGATAAGTGTGGCCAACATTGGCCTAAAAAAAGTTGTTACTTTTCTGTGGAATTTCTCAGAGCTTTTAAGGGACTAACGTATATTTTGAAACTTCAAGATGGCACAGGGTTTCTCAAACCACTTAGACCTTCAGAGTCCTTTTTTTTGGTGAAGAATGGATGAAATAAGGTTGTGTCTTACTTTTGCTCACAACTCTCAACGGCTTCTCGTTGTACTAGGGATAAACCCAAACTCTTTCTCATTGAGTCCTTGCTGACTCTTCAGTTCCCTCCAGCTACTCAAGACTTCCACTCTGCCAACAGGCCCAGGTCATTCTGCTTTGGACCCTGGCATTCACTGTGCTCTCTGTCTTGTTCATACATATATCCCTCCCGACATATGGTCAAATCATTGCTGCTCCAAggtcacttcttttttttgcatttttctgaagttggaaacgggtaggcagtcagacagactcccgcatgcgcctgaccaggatccacccagcacgcccaccagggggcgatgctctgcccatctggggcgtcgctctgttgcaaccagagccattctagcgcctgaggcagaggccacagagccatcttcagctcccggggccaactttgctccaatggagcttggctgtgggaggggaagagagagacagagaggaaggagagggggaggggtggagaagcagatggatgcttctcctgtgtgccctggccgggaatcgaacccaggactcctgcacgccaggccgatgctctaccactgagccaaccggccagggccccaaggtcACTTCTAAGAGACATTCCTAGACCTGTCATCCTATCCgcagttacttttaaaatttatttatttatttgtttttagagagagaggaagggagaaggagagagagaaaaacatctatttgttgttccatttatttatacatttattggttgattctttatatgtgccctgactggggttcaaattCCACAAACTTGGGATATTGGGGAGACTCTCTAACTAGTTGAGCTACCTGGTTAGGCATTGTTATTTTCGATTACACACCCTGTTTTATTATCTTCTGAGAGTGTATCAGGATCTAAAAGTACTTATTTCCTGGTTGGCTGGCTTCCTAGTTCTTTGAAGTGATATCTAGGAGGGTGAGGACTGTGTTGTTCTCATTTGATGCAGCTGCcagcccagtgcccagcacatataGGTgcttaagtgaatgaatgaatgaataaatgagtgaatgaatgaataatagccACGTCTTATTTGGCTGCATAGATGCTGGGTGCTGAGAGGGCAGGTATGGATGGCAGATATGAAAGAGATCTTAGATCAGGACCAGCTACATAATTTGtggggctgagtgaaaaaaatatatatgaaaatatatatgtgaagTTCCTCTTTCAGTAATTATTAggaatttcaagatggcaacagCAGAGATTTGAACCAAGTAAGGGGCCCTTCTGAGTCAGGACCCATAGCTGTCTGCCCATGAAGCTGACCCTGCCCTGGATACAAAGATTTTGGGGGATGCCTGGAAATATCTGGGGCTGTGCTAACTGAGGAGGACCTGGTGATCCCACCAGGAGAGGGTAAAAGCAATGGACGAGGCTCTCGGAAGAGAAATAGCAAAACTCCCTGTGTTAGCTTTTCCTGATAAAGGCCCCAAGATGCTGAAACAGGGTGTGGATTTTACGGTGACACATGCTGAAATAGGCAGACCCTGAAGAAGACTATGGCCTGGGGATGTAGGCTGGGTCTAACACAAGCTATGGGGCAAAACAGACATCTTTGAAGCTCATCTTCACTTGCTCTCGTGATTCTGTGAGCTGGAGTGGGCCCTTCCTGAGACTCTGGAAAGCTGAACCACAGTGGTAAGTGAAAGAGTGAGGGCTGAGCCACAGTGGTAAGTGAAAGGGCTCCCCAGGACCCCCAGGTCTGCAGTACTTCTCCGCCCCAGGATTGTTTCCCTTAGCTCTGGAGGTCAACTGAGTCAGCCCCACAGGAAAGGGGAGGCCCATGGGCAGATCCCGGAgggaataagaaagaagagaggggcaGGTTGCCCACAGACCTCATAGACAGCCAGGTCGATGCCCGCGTAGGGAATGATGCCCAGCACGTTGGGCAGGTAGCCACGGTAGAAGGCGCGGGGCCCTTCTTGCTCCATGATCCGCCATGCGCAGTCCAACAGCCCCTTGTACTGGCCCGTCCGGCGAAGGGTCAACCGCGTCTTTAGTACCTGGGGAAAGCCCAGTTATCCCTGGAATGCTGCCTCCAGAATCACTACCTCCAGGAATGAAGACACCTAGAAATAGCTATTCCTGATATGGGTTACCCTGAGgataagcaaattttaaaaacccacttTCTCTAGAATCTTCTGCTTTCCCTAACCTCTATATTTAGGAATGGTTACACCTCTCAGAGTTGCATGTGGCAGCCACTGCTGTCTTCCAGTACCTTGGTCCCTTTTCCCTTaataatagaaatcataaaattatGTCCCCTAGCCTTTACAAACAAAGACAACATTTCTCAGCTTCCCTAGGTGTGGGGCAATGTGATTAAGTCCTAGCAGAAGAAGAGGTATGTGTGACTTTCAAAAAGcatcccggccctggccagttggctcagtggacagagcgtcagtcccatgtgcagatgtcctgggtttgatccctggacagagcacacataagaagtgaccatctgcttctcttaccctcccactgccccttctctctttctttcactcctgcagccagtgactcaatttgatcgagcatcagccctgggtgctgaggatagctccttggtCTGAGTGCTGGCCACCAATGggagctgctgggtggatcctggtcaggaggtatgcaggagtctatcttgcctcttcttatttagaaaaaaaaaaaaaaaaaaagcatccttcAAAGCAGAGAGATGttcttttctttgtctatttttcttcttggCTGGAATGTATATGTGATGACCAGAGCACAAAAAGCCATTTTGGTCCACAAGGTGGATGCTACGTGCTCAGGTAGTAGAACAAGAGAGTGGAAGGAACCTGAGTCTCTAACACTCTGAAGCCACATACCAGCGCCAAACAGCTCACCTCCAGACTTCACTTATGTGATTGGAGTTCTCCATAATTCAGAATTCTTCCTGATGTACTACACAACCTGAAACCTggaatgatttatttaaaaagttttttgggttttttttttagattttatttatccatcttagagagagagagagagagaaaggagggaggaggagcaggaagcatcaactcccatatgtgccttgaccaggggaaagcccagggtttcgaaccagcgacctcagcattccaggtcaacactttatccactgtgccaccacaggacaggctaaAAACAGTTTTACCTAGAAATGATTCCCCTACCTGGAAATCAGCACCTTAGAAAAGGTATAGCCATAAATGGCTGGCCCCCACAAGGCTGTCTAAACAGTTATGACCAACACCACCATCCCCAGAAGTCACATCTCAAAGAGTAGTACCCAGAGAGGCTACACATGAAACAGCACTGCTGTCATAAGCTACAGTCTAAATCAGAGAGAGCCAAAGTTATCATTCCAATGCATATCACACCACAATGTGGAACAGTTGCAATAGGCCCTCCTACCCTGCAGTGGGACCTTGGTCAGGATCCCTCCTTCTCACCTCCATGGGATAAATGACAGTTTGGGCTGTAGCGCCAGCCAAGGATCCAGCCACAAAGCGCTCCTGCACATGAAGTGTCTCCTGCTGCCCCCGAATGGCCCGCTTGATCTGAGGATGGGAGACATGGCAGTGGGTAGGATCTCAAGGGTTGAATTTTCTGTGCACTTGGGCCTCCCCTCTACTATCCTCCTGCCATGGGCATCATCCAGGGGAACAGATGTCTACTCCTTGGGACCTCAAACCAACCCTGTAGATCCTAGCTCATGTCTCCTCACACCTGCCCCCACCTGCTCATAGGCCATGAACTTGATAGCTGACTCAGGTGCAATCTTGAGCACGTTGATCCCATTGCCACGCCACAGGGAACGCAAGCCTCCCTCTTGGATCATGTTCCGTAGTCCCTCCAGAATGTTCAGCTGGTTGGTGTTGGAGGCATGGACCTGGGCAGGGAGACAAGGAGACTTTGGAGTTCCCTCCAAGGGTCTAGGACTAGGCTAGGGTGTGGGTCTCTTTAAGGCCCCCTACCTGCATGAAGACCTTGAGGCGGTCCAGAGGGGCTGTGCCTGTCCTTGACACAGCGCCTGCCACTGCGCCGGCCACCAGCTGCTTCCACCACATGCCAGTCAGCTTCTCTTGCTCCGAGAACTCATCGGGAACAGTGAGGCACTCACCAATGTCCAGGACCTGAGGATGCAGTGGCAGAGAGTTATACATCAGCTCTAAGTGGGGGTGTCTTAAAGAATCTCCACACAGTCCATCAATGAATCTTGCGTCGAGAGCCCAGAAGATTTTTACCAGATCCCACCAAAGTATCCAAGTCAGTCATCTCCCATGTAAGATCCTAATATTCTTCCTTGGAGACCTCGACCAAATCCCATTAAAGGATCTGCCTTTATTAAAGGATATCTCTGCAAAGTCAATGAGATCCCACTGAAGGATCTCCCATATAAGGATCTGAGAAGGTCAgtccagggcctgacctgtggtggcacagtggataaggtgtcgacatggaacgctgaggtcaccagtttaaaactccaggtttgcctggtcaaggcacatacgagaagcaactactgtgagttgatgtttcccactccttccccctacccccttctctctctctaaaatcaataaataaaatctcaaaaaaacaaaaatccttccAGGGCCACACAGATCCTACAAGGGACCTTCCATGTAAGGAGTCCAGTAGATCCCTCCCAAGGCCTCACCAAATTCCACAAAGATTTCCTCCACAGGACCACCGCTCCTCTAGAGTCATCTTACAGACTTCTCAGCCAAGTCCCTCCATGAATCCCCTCATGAATCTCTGGACCTCCCAAGAAGATCTCACCATATCCCACAAATGCATCCCCTCCAAATGCCATCAGTTCCTACCACAAGCATTACTCATGAATTCCCACCCAGGAAATGGCAACCTGGAGCACCCCTCCCAAATTCTAGTGGACCTCTTTGGACCCTTCGAAGACAGTGGCTTATTATCTTGTCTTTTCAGCAGCAGAATCTTTAATTGAGGCACTTAAAAACCAGAAGGGGAGCTGTGTGGGTTGAGGGTGGGAGGCCAGGTGTCCCATCTAATGAACTCTTTCTTCCCTGTGTTCCCAACCCCCACAGCCTGCTCCCAGAGGCTGCACAGCAAGCCTGAAGAACTCCAATCAGATTACAGAGAACACCTCAAGTGGGTCCTCAGTCCCTCAAGTTCCAAATAGAGGGAAAAGGAGCAGAGTGTCATCCCTCAGCTGCTCCCAGAGCCTCCTCCGTCTAGAGCATCCTGTCCCAGCCCTTCTATGCCCTGGGGAGACCAGAGTTAGGCCctcaggaaagaaggaagagggctcaGCCACTAGGCTGGGAAAGCCACCCCCACCTCACCGTGGAATGCTTCCAGAAATAGAGTACATCTTCCACATTCTCCAGTGAATGCAACAGGAAGTGGTCACGCCATTCTTGCCAGTCGATGGTCATAGTGCCATCACGGTCCATGCTGAGGGGTGGGACAGAATCAGTGACTGAGGCTGAAGGTGGTTGGAGTGAGGTTCTGGTTGAATTTGAGGGTAGATCAAGCTTGTCTGCATTGAGAGCTTGCCATTTTAcagcaggggaaactgaggctcaaagaggtgaaGCAACTGGTCCAAGATGGTCCTTACTCCAAAGCTCAACTTTTCAGTTCCAACCTCCCTCCGGTACTGGGCATAAGGCCCAGAAGCTCGAGGTGGCTAAGGGGTCCCGGGAATCAGAGTTACCTAGGATTCTTGATCCTAGCTACTCACCTGTGTAGAATTTTCTCTGCCTGCTCCAGGGAGATAGAAATGCCTAGAGCTCG is drawn from Saccopteryx leptura isolate mSacLep1 chromosome 1, mSacLep1_pri_phased_curated, whole genome shotgun sequence and contains these coding sequences:
- the SLC25A23 gene encoding mitochondrial adenyl nucleotide antiporter SLC25A23, encoding MRGGPGDAERRQRWGRLFEELDSNKDGRVDVHELRQGLARLGRGDPDQGAQQGFSPEGGADPDGGLDLEEFTQYLQEREQRLLLLFHSLDRNQDGHIDVSEIQQSFRALGISISLEQAEKILHSMDRDGTMTIDWQEWRDHFLLHSLENVEDVLYFWKHSTVLDIGECLTVPDEFSEQEKLTGMWWKQLVAGAVAGAVSRTGTAPLDRLKVFMQVHASNTNQLNILEGLRNMIQEGGLRSLWRGNGINVLKIAPESAIKFMAYEQIKRAIRGQQETLHVQERFVAGSLAGATAQTVIYPMEVLKTRLTLRRTGQYKGLLDCAWRIMEQEGPRAFYRGYLPNVLGIIPYAGIDLAVYETLKNQWLQQYSRDSADPGILVLLACGTISSTCGQIASYPLALVRTRMQAQASIEGSPQLSMLGLIRHILSQEGIPGLYRGIAPNFMKVIPAVSISYVVYENMKQALGVTSR